A part of Streptomyces sp. DSM 40750 genomic DNA contains:
- a CDS encoding TetR family transcriptional regulator, producing the protein MSHTLGVRQAQKQKTRRALMDAALGLLEEQSLSSLGLREVTRAVGVAPTAFYRHFRSTADLGVALVEEALGSLHPVLGDLMSAVGDSDELIERAVELIARHVDAYPAHVRFIARERHGGVQPVRDAIQGQLARFAEEVRGELAKRPETEGWTDDDRLMLAGLYVDQMLVTASLFLEALSEPEQERVRVTRLASRRMRLISIGCRHWLD; encoded by the coding sequence ATGAGTCACACTCTCGGCGTCCGACAGGCGCAGAAGCAGAAGACCCGGCGGGCGCTCATGGACGCCGCGCTCGGCCTGCTGGAGGAGCAGAGCCTCAGCAGCCTGGGTCTTCGCGAGGTCACCCGGGCCGTCGGCGTCGCCCCGACCGCCTTCTACCGGCACTTCCGGTCGACCGCGGACCTCGGTGTGGCGCTGGTCGAGGAGGCCCTGGGCAGTCTGCATCCGGTGCTCGGGGATCTGATGTCGGCGGTCGGCGACAGCGACGAACTCATCGAGCGCGCCGTCGAGCTGATCGCCCGCCATGTGGACGCGTACCCCGCACACGTCCGTTTCATCGCGCGCGAGCGCCACGGCGGTGTCCAGCCGGTGCGGGACGCCATCCAGGGGCAACTGGCCCGGTTCGCCGAAGAGGTACGCGGCGAGCTGGCCAAGCGGCCGGAGACCGAGGGGTGGACCGACGACGACCGGCTGATGCTCGCCGGCCTGTACGTCGATCAGATGCTGGTGACCGCCTCGCTGTTCCTGGAGGCGCTGTCCGAGCCGGAGCAGGAGCGCGTCCGGGTGACCCGGCTGGCGAGCCGCCGAATGCGGCTGATCAGCATCGGCTGTCGCCACTGGCTCGACTGA
- a CDS encoding DUF4190 domain-containing protein: MQLTAARRTSTTTRTRTRGRDADGMAVASFVLGLLGLLVLNLFLGPIAIVLSALALKRGTTRRGRAYLGLGLGIADLVVLATLMQTTNTVSWSF, from the coding sequence ATGCAACTCACCGCCGCACGCCGGACAAGCACCACCACCCGCACCCGCACCCGAGGCCGCGACGCCGACGGCATGGCCGTCGCCTCCTTCGTCCTCGGCCTCCTGGGCCTCCTGGTCCTCAACCTCTTCCTCGGCCCCATCGCCATCGTCCTGTCCGCCCTCGCCCTGAAGCGCGGCACCACCAGGCGAGGCCGTGCCTACCTGGGCCTGGGCCTCGGCATCGCCGACCTCGTCGTCCTCGCCACCCTGATGCAGACGACGAACACGGTGTCCTGGAGTTTCTGA